A window from Ramlibacter pinisoli encodes these proteins:
- a CDS encoding SCO family protein produces MDRRHALGLIAAAAALAACGEKKPQFAAVDLTGADYAKDFSLPDTNGQTRSLKDFRGKAVVVFFGYTQCPDACPTTLAEIAQAKKLLGADGDKVQGVLITVDPERDTPELLKAYTANFSPDFIALRGTPEQTAAVAKDFKVYYKKVEGKTPGTYTMDHSASSFVFDPQGRLRLYTRYGSGAQTLADDLKQLLATSA; encoded by the coding sequence ATGGACCGCCGCCATGCCCTGGGACTGATCGCCGCCGCCGCCGCCCTGGCCGCCTGCGGGGAGAAGAAGCCGCAGTTCGCCGCCGTCGACCTCACCGGGGCCGACTACGCGAAGGATTTCTCGCTGCCCGACACCAACGGCCAGACGCGCAGCCTGAAGGACTTCCGCGGCAAGGCGGTGGTCGTGTTCTTCGGCTACACGCAGTGCCCCGACGCCTGCCCGACCACGCTGGCCGAGATCGCCCAGGCCAAGAAGCTGCTGGGCGCGGATGGCGACAAGGTGCAGGGCGTGCTCATCACGGTCGATCCCGAGCGCGACACGCCGGAGCTGCTCAAGGCCTACACCGCCAACTTCAGTCCCGACTTCATCGCGCTGCGCGGCACGCCCGAGCAGACGGCCGCCGTCGCCAAGGACTTCAAGGTCTACTACAAGAAGGTCGAGGGCAAGACGCCCGGCACCTACACCATGGACCACTCGGCGTCGAGTTTCGTGTTCGATCCGCAGGGCCGGCTGCGCCTGTACACCCGCTACGGCAGCGGCGCCCAGACGCTGGCCGACGACCTCAAGCAGCTGCTCGCCACCTCCGCCTGA
- a CDS encoding DNA alkylation repair protein, which yields MQHLLARRGAARIALIPPPVLEALNDGLVPTVNLNEFLALDLARLARSVARAIGLDPGAERLDDTLAMLPAFKPVKRHLHVARAFYDLTLPRSDRDAVAHRLATHASDIARSWAAQWVAFSGLGLDGQLQAVRRFAADPHFGVREMAWSAVRPAVATDVDAAIALLAGWVRDDDANLRRFASELTRPHGVWCAPLQALKAEPWRGLPLLEPLKSDPSLYVRNSVANWLNDASRTHPEWVVETCARWTRGSKTPETAYITRRAQRTLNK from the coding sequence GTGCAGCACCTGCTGGCGCGCCGGGGCGCGGCGCGCATCGCGCTGATCCCGCCGCCGGTGCTGGAGGCCCTGAACGACGGCCTGGTGCCCACGGTCAACCTGAACGAGTTCCTGGCGCTCGACCTCGCCCGGCTGGCCCGCAGCGTCGCCCGCGCCATCGGGCTGGACCCCGGGGCCGAACGGCTGGACGACACCCTGGCCATGCTGCCGGCGTTCAAGCCGGTCAAGCGCCACCTGCATGTCGCGCGGGCGTTCTACGACCTGACGCTGCCCCGCAGCGACCGCGACGCGGTGGCGCACCGCCTGGCCACCCACGCCAGCGACATCGCCCGCAGCTGGGCGGCCCAGTGGGTCGCCTTCTCCGGCCTGGGCCTGGACGGGCAGCTGCAGGCGGTGCGCCGCTTTGCCGCCGACCCGCACTTCGGCGTGCGCGAGATGGCCTGGTCGGCGGTGCGGCCGGCGGTGGCCACCGATGTCGACGCGGCCATCGCGCTGCTGGCCGGCTGGGTGCGTGACGACGACGCCAACCTCCGCCGCTTCGCCAGCGAACTCACCCGGCCGCACGGCGTCTGGTGCGCGCCGCTGCAGGCACTGAAAGCCGAACCCTGGCGCGGCCTGCCGTTGCTGGAGCCCCTGAAGTCCGACCCCAGCCTCTACGTGCGCAACTCGGTGGCCAACTGGCTGAATGACGCCAGCCGGACGCACCCCGAGTGGGTCGTCGAAACCTGTGCACGATGGACACGGGGATCCAAGACCCCCGAGACCGCCTACATCACCCGCCGCGCCCAACGCACCCTGAACAAATAA
- a CDS encoding Bug family tripartite tricarboxylate transporter substrate binding protein translates to MDQPIHRRAALALALAAASAPVLAQSRKPAPASATAANWPTRPLRILVGFPGGSTPDLVARTIAEPLSKALGQPVVVDNRPGAGGNIAADAVVRATDDHTIGVMINGNMTIAKLLNPATPFDPLKDLAPVSLIGTAPLLLTAPANAPGHNAQEFFVAARNAGNKWSYGTPGVGTVGHIGMELIKTRTNIDPVHVPYPGNPQVINAMIAGQVHLALLPPGLAAPQIRAGKLRAIGVTSPGRSPLVPEYPSLDEGGVTRGLQLEIWTAAAAPASMPKPIVAKLSSLIAEIARMPDVRQKLFQQGWQVAGTSSEGLANRIKADTALLGGVIQMRGIKAE, encoded by the coding sequence ATGGACCAACCCATCCACCGCCGCGCCGCCCTGGCGCTGGCGCTTGCCGCCGCCTCGGCGCCCGTGCTGGCGCAGAGCCGCAAACCGGCACCGGCCTCGGCCACGGCCGCCAACTGGCCCACGCGGCCCCTGCGCATCCTCGTCGGCTTCCCCGGCGGCTCGACGCCGGACCTGGTCGCCCGCACCATCGCCGAGCCGCTGTCCAAGGCCCTGGGCCAGCCGGTGGTGGTCGACAACCGGCCCGGCGCCGGCGGCAACATCGCCGCCGATGCGGTGGTCCGCGCGACCGACGACCACACCATCGGCGTGATGATCAACGGCAACATGACGATCGCGAAGCTGCTCAACCCGGCCACGCCGTTCGACCCGCTGAAGGACCTGGCGCCGGTGAGCCTGATCGGCACCGCGCCGCTGCTGCTCACGGCGCCGGCCAACGCCCCCGGCCACAACGCGCAGGAATTCTTCGTCGCCGCCCGCAACGCCGGCAACAAGTGGAGCTACGGCACGCCGGGCGTGGGCACCGTCGGCCACATCGGCATGGAGCTGATCAAGACGCGCACCAACATCGATCCGGTGCACGTGCCCTATCCGGGCAACCCGCAGGTGATCAACGCCATGATCGCCGGCCAGGTGCATCTGGCGCTGCTGCCGCCCGGGCTGGCGGCGCCGCAGATCCGCGCCGGCAAACTGCGCGCCATCGGCGTCACCTCCCCCGGCCGCAGCCCGCTGGTGCCCGAGTACCCGAGCCTGGACGAAGGTGGCGTCACCCGCGGCCTGCAGCTCGAGATCTGGACCGCGGCCGCCGCGCCGGCCTCCATGCCCAAGCCCATCGTGGCCAAGCTGTCGTCGCTGATCGCCGAGATCGCGCGCATGCCCGACGTGCGCCAGAAGCTGTTCCAGCAGGGCTGGCAGGTGGCCGGCACGTCCAGCGAAGGCCTGGCCAACCGCATCAAGGCCGACACCGCGCTGCTGGGTGGCGTGATCCAGATGCGGGGCATCAAGGCCGAGTGA